A segment of the Carya illinoinensis cultivar Pawnee chromosome 1, C.illinoinensisPawnee_v1, whole genome shotgun sequence genome:
agcacactttcattttcaaaaaattcaaacctaattttttactttttgtatatgacaaaatgagcacactttacttttcaaatttttcaaacaaaatcatctaccttttgtataagtctaaaaaaaacatcaattacttttgaaaatattcaaataaaacatgcacatgtgaaaaatgacaatcaatcatctttaatattttcaaagttcaaccctttaatcaaggcatgcacatgtaaaagatgacaatcaatcatctttcaaaattttcaaatttaattttcaaaaaaattcatgcacatgtggaaaatgtattttaattctttatgataaaatattaattttgagcattaatcctaatttcgaattttaagagatttacaacattactctatgactttaatgtgaacttgtttctttcttgctcatgcttggttctttaatgtgcttgattccattgtgtgaacaacttgagcttgaaactcctttattctttgaattcatttgttatcatcaaaattcatgtgtagatttataatcacataaaacttgaaaccttgggttcaacaatctccccctttttgatgatgacaaatacttgatagaacttgaaacctgtattaatacttaagctccccctgaaaatatgcattaatttttcaagcaaaagtataaatataattccaagcatatataacaagtttagcaatttaaacaatgttaatgttccagtctaaaacttctccgccttttggcatcattaaaaaggatcggcagcaagtaaatggacctgaaaaaaacggtgcgttagtagacactgtagatagttaaaataaaaaaataaataaataaatttcatccgtccgtaacccgacaagtgcggctggagatttgaaaaaattgcctgatgttgttgacaaacgagattgaaggttccgagtttctaaaaaatgtcattttcaccgatcaggaaaaaaatacattgctctttgacttggatgatagcttgtcttattctttatgctatctctataaaatcagtcctgaagttcatccaatccgcatcaagttttcttctcatctctataactcatctgcattccttcaacattctcattttaagccttctattattttctcaatggctcattcttctaacatttctctagatccattcatgaggcattctgcatctcaacctcctgtcctttctgcagctgccattggtgccatgttgcagtaagaaaataataatctaactaataagtcagattctgatgctatttatgacttggtgagtcttgagactcgctactcttcctctattgttgctttttctcagcggctacaagccaaaaatcatgaagttgaaaagctcaaaaaacaaattgttgtacttcaacgaattgttcaagagtctcacacaagggaaggaatcattcggcagaagaataaacagttgaaatctttattagattcttcattccgcttgccggttcccatggataagaatgacatgatattgtatgaagagaatgaacgtctcaaacatgaggctaagaatctcaagtttatgtaaaagtatttaaaaaatctatctccatttttattgactctggtctatcttttaagagatattcatagcatgcatcatacctatttctcttctgatcatacataatctatcttctggtaaaggttttgtgaaaatatctgctaactgatcgtgtgtgtttgtgaactctagtactatatcgtctttctgcacatgatctcgaagaaaatgatatcttatttcaatatgtttagttatagaatgttgtattgggttctttgaaagatttatagcacttgtattatcacatttgattggaatgtgattatacatgagtttaaaatcttcaagttattgcttcatgtagagaacttgagcacaacaactacccgcagcaacatattctgcttcagcagtagatagtgcaaaagaattttgttttttactaaaccaggaaactagagaatgacctaagaaatgacatgctccactagtactttttcgatctattttacagccagcataatctgcatctgtgtagctgattagatcgaaagatgtgtgcttagggtaccataaccctaggttaattgtaccactaagatatctaagaatgcgcttaactgcaattaaatgtaattcttttggagatgattgaaagcgtgctcataagcacacactaaacataatatctagtctactggctgttaaatataataaactacgtaccaatcatacctcgatatatcttcgagtcaactggcttaccggattcatctttatcaagtttagttgatgggctcattggtgttccaatttccttagcattttccatcccaaacttcttcagtaattccttaatatattttgattgattgatgaatgtctcactttttacttgcttaatttgcaatccgagaaagaatgtaagttctcccatcatgctcatctcaaattcttcctgcatagtcttagcaaaaacttgacacatattttcattagtagcaccgaatattatatcatcaacataaatctgaatcaaaagaatatcatcattttcatatttaaggaaaagagttgtgtcgatttttcctcttgaaaaacctttttcaatcaagaaaccaccgagtctctcgtaccaagctctaggagcttgtttaagtccatatagtgcttttgtgagtttgaaaacatgatttggggaaatatgattttcaaaacttggaggttgctcaacatatacctcttcatttataaaaccatttaagaaagcacttttaacatccatttaaaaaagtttgaaatctttataacaagcatatgcaaataacattcgaatagcttctaatcttgcgacaggtgcatatgtcttatCATAATcaattcattcttcttgattaaaaccttgggctacaagtcaagtcttatttctagtaatgactccagactcatctttcttgtttctaaaaacccattttgttccaataatagtatgatttttgggtctaggaacaagtatccaaatatgatttctttcaaattgattcaactcttcttgcatagctagaatctaagattcatcaagaagtgcatcatcaatatttttgggttcaatttgagatagaaaagcagtatgattgcaaatatttctaagagatgatcgagtacttacacctaaCTATAGGCTTCCTCAATTTCTAATCTAGATTGAAAGGgtgaaaagaaaccaaaaaataataataacttgaaaatagaacaacagtttttttataaaaaaaagtgttaagGTATCGTTAGGTAAACTTATAACTCAATTCCTCGCCTCCTTTTCTTTCAACATGCAgggtgtttttttctttttcttttttttaaaaaaattctatgcGACATCATGATCACGATTGGGTTGGTATATATGGCTGCGGGGAAGAATTATTTTGTCAATTCAACTACGATttgacattaattttttttaattcaaaattatcataaAATCAATCGCTCAAAGCAcatgaaaattattaattttttactcttaattataattaaattgtaGTATAGTTTCATttgatcattttctaaaataaaatgacaacaACAGTAGTAAGCATAAAATATCATATCCTTTTGATTGTTTGTTATTTGTTTTCAACAAAAGAGTAGTGTTAAGCTGCTGCCTAGCAATAACTGCTCGGCATGCCgcttaatatttttgtaaaatttttatttttttgtatttttttatagtcaattagttgttaatagtctttttgttgttataaatTAGTCGTAAAAgcccgtttttcttgtagtaaatttttaatatatttaaatatttttaaaaaataaaaaatataataacatattaaaaattactttgttaattattaaataaattttttttaatgaccgGTCAAATGTAATATTAGTAAGAGTGAATAgaataataaatttaagataATGATACACCAACAACTCATTCATAATTTATACacaactttaaatataataatattttttattatatttaaacgcatcaaatcaaaagaaaaatcaaagtaaaatttaaaataatattattttattacatagtTATATAGAAATTGTTCATTAGaagtaagttttttatttttcataaatttattcttaacaaaaatgataggaaaatgataaaataactaTTCATTTACAATTTCTCTACAaccttcaaaaaaataatatttttttaaaatatttattataatatttattttaatttactgtgcttgaaatttaaaaaaaatattattttattcataaattataaatgaattGTAAGATATCATCTCCAAAATGATATGGACACATGTCACACATCATGGTGGACTCAACGTGGGCAGGacaatagatattatatataagcaGTGGGCTGGTATGGCAGTCAAGAATCATTGCATTTGGAAGGCCGTGGTCTTGTCAGTAAATGCGCCACTTTTGAACGGTGACccgatttattattattttgtgtttactGTTATTTCCACCTTTGTCTTTGGCTTCTTTGACTGTCGTTTGGGAATTTAGTGATTTAAGTGTGTTACTCGTTTGACACATTTCTCTACCGcatgataaaatatataaagaaaaactctataaaaatggcttttaagctttgaaattaagaaaatattttagttataaaataattatataaaaataaatctacaaactgacgtgatttGACATAATATTtcagattgtaaaataatttttattataaagtaaatctaataaatttcataaaatcatattagtttgtacgtttactttatataatttctttgtatcTATAACAGTTCTCTTAAAATTATTGGAATCGAGAGTAACTTATAAGATttgtataattatgtatatttttaagccatgagtatatatatttcttttaatttaaaataactcCAAAGTGCgttaattatattcttatatataaatcatgGAGATCTTTTGAGTTTGAAGGAGATCTTTTGCAAGTGCCACGGATCGAGTATAGACTAGTGGAGGGTGCTTTGCAATATTGTACACTAAATTGACTTGATATTTCATTTCTAGTGAATcaattgtattaatttatgcACCGGCCAACTATAGCCCATTAGTCTGCTGCCAAGAGAGTGAATCACTCCATCATGGTCTAGTATATGGTCATTGCTTCCTTAGCTAAATGACTTTAGTGACTTTGATTGTGCTGGTAACATTGATGATAGGCGCTCAACCACTGGTTACGTCGTATTTCTTGGACCTTGTTTGATATCATggtcttttaaaaaatagtccGTTGTTTCTTGTTCAAGCACAGAATCAGAATATTGATACATGGCTTTTGCTATAACTAAACTGTATTGGCTTCGAATAGTATTCAATGACCTTCATGTTTCACTATCTATTGCTCCAGCTCTACGGTTTGATAACCTCAGTGCACTGTTGTTAGCCTCCAACCTAGTCTTCTATACTCGAAATAAGCATATAGAAGTGGACTATCATTTTGTTAGAGAAAAAGTTATATGGAAGGACATTTTTCTTCAACATATCTTCACTACTGATCAATTAGCTTATTTGTTTACAAAGTCTTTAACTAGTGCTCAGTTTCAACTGTTAAGAGACAAGTTAATAATTCATGAACTCCCCATTAACTTGAGGGGGCCGGGAATGTTAAGCTAGTGCATGATCAATTGAAGACCTCCAACTCAtcataacaaaatattagaAGATAATAGATCTATCATCAGAAAATTCAAATCCTCAACAACCTCAGTACCACATCTATATCTTAACTACttgtgtattttaaatatttgaattaattCAAACTTATGATAGATCTTATATTGTAACAACAATTGTGACAAACTTATCTATATTAGTACATGCATGGTCAGCTCCAAAGTAGCTGCCAATCACTATTAAATCTTACGGTCAGATCGATCGTGTAATTTGCGTGGAGAATAATTAATACAAGTACTGATCAAAAGCGTCGACAGCTTAGACCTTGATCGATCTGTATGGCCACCAACCCAGACATTCAACTGTTCAAAGACTAGTCATGTACGTACGTTTATATATCCAACTTTACTTTATCAAGCTGCTCccatccaataaaaaaaaaaaagaaacaagtcAAGCACGCATGCATGCGTGCTGCCCTGCGTATAATAAGGACATTGAAAATTCAAATGATCACTAACTTCAATCCCGGCCAAAAAATGAAGCCGGCTAGCTCGTAGCTgttaaaaatagaattattcaacGAGTCGTCGTCCGGCGGCCTATTCACAAATCAATTCTATAGATCAAAGAATGTGATCgagatagatatatattataaattaattatctgaAGACTATTGACTCAACAAGTGGCGTGCAAACATTGTTTATCATGCATATGTGACAAGCACTTCACCCAACTACATGTAGTTGGATCAGGATCAAGCGCCCCTAGCTAATTCGACCAAATCATGGTTCCTGCGCGCGCTTATGGGTTAATTGCATGCAGAATCATCAGATAATGATCAATTCTACAGTAGACTCGGACCACAAATATTCCTCATCTCCTTGGCAGCCAGCTAGCCAACGATTTAGAAATTATCTACTACCTACCTACGTACGTACGCCAAATATATCAGGCGATAAAGTACgtaaaagattataaaattgGAATTAAGCATCGATCAACGTCCAAATTTAAATTACTTATATGCATTCATGCATCATATGCCATATTATTCAACACCTTTTAGTTATTGcatgcacctttttttttttttaattaatcgaCACGTATCAAGGACGTACGTATCAATTGTTTCAGCTAATCAACGGTAAAAACCACTATACATAGCGGTCATGACGTACCAATTGCCTAGTTTTGAATGAGCTAACTAGTCAATGACGTAGCAAAAATAAGCATCAAGTACTCTGTCGAGTAAAAATACAGGAAATTACCCCACTCGAAATATTCAAATCATGGAAACCGGTGTAGCTTCGCTTTCCGAGGGGTCAATAGACTCAATACATCAAGGTTTAAAATTTCGATCATCTTGTATAGATAATCATGTGTACactaaattatatacaattaataGGTAAATCAAAAACTAATTTCTTACCTTGTGCAATTAATTTCTAGAtaacaaaaattctaaaactaaATATACATTACTTCAAGAAAATAACTAAATCATGATATTATAATACACTGTCAATTATCACATGTCATAATACAAGGAGTATCAGTATGCATTCGGTTCATATCTAGTTAATAATTGTTTATGTAGTGAGGAATCATGTGTTTGGTGGGTtttaaaagttttcttttttattaatcaattaatatttaaagGAGAAAATTCCTGatttattcaattatttaagttttcgtatagttatttttatatattttttatatattttactgatataattagttgtattaattttttaatatgtagttaattacatcaataaaatatataaaaataaatatacataaaatttttattattttatatgaaataataatccTCCGTTGATGGGACCCTCATGATTTGATTCTCCATAGAATTATGCAATTCACTGcagcaaattatatataaatatatatatctatatatattaatttataattacttGTTTGCTTCCTTGTTGGAATTTAGAAAAGTCCATCGTCACTCTGCATGGTCAGTTAGACTCGCACAGGTACCACGCCGCCTGGCATCCAGATTATAAAAACCAACGATCCAACCTCTCAAAACAGACGGTCAGTCTTCGCTAGCTTCATTTCTCTGCGAatagcgagagagagagagacacagacAGACAGAGAGATCGTGAAGCAGAGAAGAGCTAGAGCAGCAGATCAGAcatatttatacataaaatgGGTAGCAGTACTGCATATGGAAGAATAGAGATGGAGGTGGGAGCAGATGGGATTGCTCTCATAACCATTATCAACCCCCCTGTTAATTCCCTCTCCTTTGATGGTACTTTTCTTCCCCTACAAATTATCAACTCTAAAGCATCGAtcgtatatatctatatatatatatatatattatgccattttttgtgttttatttttttcacaaataTATTTGTGGTTTAATTATGCGTGAGACTCTTATCTGCGCTGCCGGCTTCAATGGTTCTTGCAATTTCAATTTGCCTTTAACCACCGGCCGGCCACACGTATTACATATGCATttcatttgaaaagaaaaatcatttacgGCTCGCTtgtgtatatacatatacatatagattttgtttttgagtttttgttttgtcAAAAAGATTTTCATGAATTTATCATGGGCCGGAGTCCGGAGTAGATCTTGTATAACTTGTTTCGACGGAGATGATCGAGAACCGGTGATGGAGAGTGGGTAGTGGGTAGTGGCTGTCACACCATATATGCAGgccacatataatatatatcagcttaatttcctttaaaTTCTCTCCGCTTATAAATTAGATGAtacttttcttcctttttcttttttttttttggaaaatttgaTACTTTTCTTATCGATCCCATTTACCAGCTTAATTGCCTGCATATATAACTTTCACTAGTCAATATTAATCATTACATGCAGGAAAAACTGGGTGTCGAGAAAATTTTCATGCTTTTGTTAAGACATGTAAAAactctttaattatatatttttaaatagaaatattagatataagttttaaatagataaatcagatacaagttttttaataaaaaactgGATCTTGCtaataaagaataaattttattacactttttttttagatattattcacttttttatcaGAGTTTGTACTAGAGTTATCTGTTTAAAACTTGTccaaatcatttctcatttttaaaacacaaaaaataaataaataaatgtctagataaatagtaatttaaaaaaaaaaaatgaagaggacGGCCATCGAGGGTGGCTTCCACCGCAGATAGTTTGACATGGGCCACCATAGAGTGACCAGAAACACTCGTACTATATCTATATCACACgtgatagaaaataataataataataataataataataataataataatgatagtCTTGAAAGTTCAAACTCAATAACATCTTGTATACGATTTATGTAATAGaataaccctttttttttttaattttattttagctttatcttttgatttgatgtgattaaatttaataaaatatattattttatttagaattgtctataaattATGAATGAGATGTTAGCCTAGATCATACATACTACTCGATCAAAACTGGATCGAATGCATGGTGGGATGttgtttaattttaattaatcaatttttggtggcaactaatattaatattataaagcatttgtttttgtttattataatcatcaacatgatcatcatgaaaagttatttatttattttatataaccaTATTCTCATCAAGGGGTTCCACCGCTTTTATGTACAAAGGatgtaaattaaataaactcatttaaaaaagtCGCCACCATTCTAtcaagaaatttttaaaaaataatattagatacaaattttaaatgtgtaaattttatataaatattttgtaaaaatgtggacttcacaaaaaatgaattcttcGTGACTTTTCTATAATAGagtctattttttataaaaacacttatacaaaatttatgcatttaaaatttatatatatcatttcttatttttaaaagctTCCAACATCCGGATATTATAGCTAGCAgtactaatattatatcttttttctttataggaaaaaataaaaagcatttaCGTAAATCAAATGCTTGCGTCTCTATTTCCGTCTCTACTTTagctttattataaaataaacatttataatttctaacatatattttaaaaaataattataggatttataaaatattagatatatgtGCTTTCAAGGCTCTCATAACTTACTTCTCCAATTTAAGAGTGTGAATAGAACttctctaaaaatatataaggaGATGGCCTATAATATTTAGAGTTTAGAGGAATGTTACTCATCATTTAAcactacatattttatatattttaatattattattttattttattatttttaaattaattgaattgttctttttatcatttatataccatatatttgttatagaaaaaaaaaataaattaaaataagtatgaTGTGTGGTGTGtatgaatgatgagtaaaatttttctaatatctatctaatagaataaaaaaaataatataaatacaaaagaatCTCCCACATTAACGGTGACACACTAGAAGTGTGCCATGTcttctcctatttttttttcctttttcttttctctctcccacaattttttttttctccccctcCCCCTGTGCCCTATCTTCCACTCCGGCCATGAAGGCCACCATTGCCTGCCGTCCGCCACGTTGCTCAGGGGCAATGCTCCGGGAACAGTTGCTTATGCATGACAAAACTCCTTCCCGGTCATGTCTCTAAAATTCAAACTTTAATGTCTGAATCGACCTTGCGATTGAGTAGGATTGACACAAGACTAACCTTTTCGTTTACATGAAAACCATGCATGGTTGCTAAAGTACTGTTGTACTGTCTCCCAGTTAAGAATATCGGAGTTTTGACTAATTGATATGATgaagtaactctctctctctctctctctctctctctctctctctctcagtgttGCGCAGCTTGAAAGACAGTTATGAGGAGGCATTAAGAAGAGATGATGTGAAGGCAATTGTTATTACAGGTGAGTGTGGAGATATGTCAATTTGTCCTTGTTGTGCATGACTGAAGTTATTTGAGATCTGGAGCTAATAATATCCTCTACATGATGTAATTGGAACAGGAGCAAAGGGCAATTTTGCTGGGGGGTTTGATGTTTCAGCTATTGGAGGATGTCAAGGGGGAACGAGTatgttttcccttctttttgttttgaatatcgAAGTACTTCGACCTTGTTTTATAAGTGAATTATGAAGTCTCAACGTTTATGTGTTTTCAGTGGAGAAAGAACAAAGGCCTGGCTATTTAGCTGTAGATGTTATCACTGACATTTTCGAAGGTACGTATATATTCCGGTTTTTATCTCTGTCCTCGTTATTTCGGGTTGTTATTCAAAGACAGTACTCGATCTATATTCGTTATTTGACAGCTAATTGCTTTTTGTCTAATTTCAGCTGCGAGAAAGCCTTCAGTTGCTGCCATTGATGGGCTCACCATAGGTGGGGGATTAGAGATTGCAATGGTATGTGCCGAAATTTAATTCCTTCGGGCTAGAATCTTCTCTATCAAGTACTTCTTTTACATaatcttttttatgtttttgttataTCAGGCATGCCATGCTAGAATATCAACTCCCACTGCGCAATTAGGGTTGCCTGAACTGACGCTTGGAATAATTCCTGGACTTGGGGGTATGGCTGTTTTGCTTAATCATTTATGTTCATCTCtctatttgtatttttaagAAACCATCAAATGGATTTGGAGAAATAGaatgaaattttttctttttattgagattctcttaaattattatatgtgcACACGTCTAACACTCTGGCTCCTGATATGGCTCAGGAACACAGAGACTTCCACGTCTTGTTGGTCTCTCAAAGGCGCTTGAAATGATGCTGGTATGCTTGATCTGattaatcttttcttttgcttttctctTTGATTTGGCATGCTAGCGACAGAAATcgcattcatttttttctcaaattctctATCCCCTCTTGGGGTGCGCTCAAACAGATGTCAGAGATAGTCAAAGGGGATGAAGCTTTTACGTTTGGTCTCGTGGATGCCATTGTTTCACCTGATGAGTTGGTAACAACTGCACGTCGATGGGCCCTTGATATCTTCGAGTCCAGAAGGCCATGGGTTACCACTCTTCACAAGACCGACAAGATAGAACCCCTTGGGGAAGCAAGGGATTTACTCAAGTTTGCCAGAGCTCAGGCCCAGAAACAGGCTTCCAATCTTAAACACCCATTGATTTGCATTGATGTTATCGAAGAGGGTATAATTGGAGGTCCCCGAGCAGGACTATGGAAGGTCCTTATCTGTCTCTAAGATTCTCTTTGTTCCCATGTTAACGGTGAAGTGCAACTGCTTGATGTTGTGTCTGATTTTGGCAGGAAGCTGAAGCTTTTCAAGAACTTCTATATTCTGACACTTCCAAGAGTTTGGTCCATATCTTCTTCGCTCAAAATGGAACATCAAAggtttgaaaaacaaaatttttattgatagaGCATAGTTGATTCATCCTCAAATAGTGAGAAAGAGAACCTTGCatataggtttttattttttctctataaatATAGTCCAATATCCTGAGGTTAATTTCCTAAAAATGCTCTCTTCACATAACCTTAAACAGGTACCTGGAGTTACTGATGTCGGTTTAGTTCCAAGACCAGTGAATAAGATTGCTGTCGTTGGTGGAGGACTAATTGGCTCTGGAATAGCAACGGCATTAATTCTTAGTAATTATCAAGTAATCCTTAAAGAAGTAGATGAAAAGTTCTTGCAGGTTGCGATTGGTAGAGTCAGAGGTGAGTCTAGAATCCCATATTTGCATTATAGTTTCTTATTAATTCTGAAAAGGAAATCCTGTTTGTTTTTCTGTGCATATTATAGCTTCCATTCTTGTGGACAGAAAATTCCAATTGGTCTTTGTttctaaaaagttgaattttctTCTGTAATATTCCTTTTCATTCAGCCGACCTGCAAAGCAGTTTGAAGAAAGGGAAAATGTCTCATGAGAAGTTTGAGAAAACCATCTCTCTTCTCAACGGTGTCCTTGACTATGAAAGCTTTGAAGATGTGGACATGGTGATTGAGGTAGTTCACAATGCATTTAGTTTacctttatcattggtttttaTTCAGAAAGTGGGTGAAAAAGATATTCAATATTCGTTGTTTGACAATTGGAACAGGCTGTTACAGAGGATGTTTCTTTTAAGCAACAAATTTTTGCTGATCTTGAAAAGCATTGCCCACCACATTGCATATTTGCAAGTAGCGATTGCACAATTGACTTGAACCTGATTGCAGATAGGACAAAGTCAAAAG
Coding sequences within it:
- the LOC122318671 gene encoding glyoxysomal fatty acid beta-oxidation multifunctional protein MFP-a-like isoform X1, which encodes MGSSTAYGRIEMEVGADGIALITIINPPVNSLSFDVLRSLKDSYEEALRRDDVKAIVITGAKGNFAGGFDVSAIGGCQGGTMEKEQRPGYLAVDVITDIFEAARKPSVAAIDGLTIGGGLEIAMACHARISTPTAQLGLPELTLGIIPGLGGTQRLPRLVGLSKALEMMLMSEIVKGDEAFTFGLVDAIVSPDELVTTARRWALDIFESRRPWVTTLHKTDKIEPLGEARDLLKFARAQAQKQASNLKHPLICIDVIEEGIIGGPRAGLWKEAEAFQELLYSDTSKSLVHIFFAQNGTSKVPGVTDVGLVPRPVNKIAVVGGGLIGSGIATALILSNYQVILKEVDEKFLQVAIGRVRADLQSSLKKGKMSHEKFEKTISLLNGVLDYESFEDVDMVIEAVTEDVSFKQQIFADLEKHCPPHCIFASSDCTIDLNLIADRTKSKDRIVGSHFFSPAHAMPILEIAHTKQTSPQVIVDLMHVGKNMRKTPVVVGNGTGFAINRMFFPYTQAALLLVERGTDLYQIDGAITNFGMPMGPFRLADLVGLGVAIETGTQFVQNFPERTYKSMLISLLQEDKRAGETTRKGFYVYDEEQNASPDSELEKYIEKSRSISGVTIDPKLMTLPEKDIVEMIFFPVVNEACRVLAEGIVINAADLDVAAVMGMGFPPYRGGIMYWADSLGSKYICSRLEEWSKIYGEFFKPCAYLAERAAKGTPLSSPVQHAAPQL
- the LOC122318671 gene encoding glyoxysomal fatty acid beta-oxidation multifunctional protein MFP-a-like isoform X2 yields the protein MLRSLKDSYEEALRRDDVKAIVITGAKGNFAGGFDVSAIGGCQGGTMEKEQRPGYLAVDVITDIFEAARKPSVAAIDGLTIGGGLEIAMACHARISTPTAQLGLPELTLGIIPGLGGTQRLPRLVGLSKALEMMLMSEIVKGDEAFTFGLVDAIVSPDELVTTARRWALDIFESRRPWVTTLHKTDKIEPLGEARDLLKFARAQAQKQASNLKHPLICIDVIEEGIIGGPRAGLWKEAEAFQELLYSDTSKSLVHIFFAQNGTSKVPGVTDVGLVPRPVNKIAVVGGGLIGSGIATALILSNYQVILKEVDEKFLQVAIGRVRADLQSSLKKGKMSHEKFEKTISLLNGVLDYESFEDVDMVIEAVTEDVSFKQQIFADLEKHCPPHCIFASSDCTIDLNLIADRTKSKDRIVGSHFFSPAHAMPILEIAHTKQTSPQVIVDLMHVGKNMRKTPVVVGNGTGFAINRMFFPYTQAALLLVERGTDLYQIDGAITNFGMPMGPFRLADLVGLGVAIETGTQFVQNFPERTYKSMLISLLQEDKRAGETTRKGFYVYDEEQNASPDSELEKYIEKSRSISGVTIDPKLMTLPEKDIVEMIFFPVVNEACRVLAEGIVINAADLDVAAVMGMGFPPYRGGIMYWADSLGSKYICSRLEEWSKIYGEFFKPCAYLAERAAKGTPLSSPVQHAAPQL